From a single Nothobranchius furzeri strain GRZ-AD chromosome 9, NfurGRZ-RIMD1, whole genome shotgun sequence genomic region:
- the LOC107381221 gene encoding zinc finger BED domain-containing protein 4-like codes for MLQTWGIPKTSVHVVLHGNAKNTIKAMNDAGLPSLPCVTHTLQLAVHEGLLAQRSIADAIAVGRKIVGHFKHSALAYSRLEDIQGQLNQPIKRLQQDVQTRWNSTYYMLQSLIEQKRVLGVYVSEHELPDCLTAHQWALIEKIVAVLAPFEELTKKVSSYDALASDVIPAVTVLVRLLNRNTDEDHGVKTMKATLLTAVKKRFSGVETNPLYFISTILDPRYKDRFFATNTASEAKLHLKQELQMMSRAESEGSRAKAAEPPAKLFLKAQASTSSSLDTVFEEIAMEQAQAAQCQTRRLGSGVRAFITDC; via the exons ATGCTCCAGACATGGGGTATACCTAAAACATCAGTACACGTTGTGCTTCATGGCAATGCCAAAAACACGATTAAAGCCATGAATGACGCAGGGCTCCCAAGTCTGCCGTGTGTCACGCACACGCTCCAGCTGGCTGTTCACGAGGGCTTATTAGCACAGAGGAGCATAGCTGATGCTATAGCAGTGGGGCGAAAAATAGTTGGGCATTTTAAGCATTCCGCCTTAGCCTACTCCCGCCTCGAGGACATTCAGGGACAGCTGAACCAGCCAATAAAGAGACTGCAGCAGGACGTACAGACGCGCTGGAACAGCACGTATTACATGCTTCAGTCCCTCATTGAGCAAAAGCGAGTGCTGGGGGTGTATGTGTCCGAGCATGAACTCCCTGACTGTCTCACCGCTCACCAATGGGCTCTTATTGAAAAGATTGTTGCCGTACTCGCCCCCTTTGAGGAACTAACTAAAAAAGTGAGCAGCTACGATGCACTAGCCTCTGATGTCATCCcagctgtgactgtgcttgtgagaCTTCTAAACAGAAACACCGACGAGGACCACGGTGTCAAGACAATGAAAGCAACCTTACTGACAGCTGTCAAGAAGCGCTTCAGTGGCGTGGAGACCAACCCACTGTACTTCATCTCCACCATACTTGACCCAAG GTATAAAGATCGCTTCTTCGCCACCAACACTGCCTCAGAGGCCAAGCTGCACCTGAAGCAGGAGCTGCAGATGATGTCCAGAGCTGAGTCAGAGGGTAGTCGGGCAAAAGCTGCAGAACCTCCTGCTAAACTGTTCCTCAAGGCCCAGGCCAGCACTAGCAGCAGTCTGGACACTGTCTTTGAAGAAATCGCCATGGAGCAGGCCCAAGCAGCAcagtgtcagactcgaagactgggttcgggagtaagagcttttattacagactGCTGA